The sequence below is a genomic window from Dyadobacter chenwenxiniae.
GTTTTTGTATTTCAAGATTCGCTTCCCGGATGCGGTTTTCCTGCTTTTTTCGCTCTGTAATATCAATCACAAAACTCACTACAAACTCGCCGTCGCTGGTTTGAAAAGGGCTCAGGCTTACTTCCACCGGAAATTCGCTGCCATCAAATTTTCTTGCAAACAAATCCATTAAATGCCCCATTCCCCTCGCCCGCGGCGCTTCCAGGTAATGGTCGCGGTAATGCACGTGGTTGGCGGCAAACCGCTGCGGGATCAACGTTTCTATTTTTTTGCCAATCAGGTCCAGATCCGGGTAACCAAACAGTTCCTTGGCCTTTGGATTAAGCATCACGATCGCACCTGCTTTATCCACCACCACAATTCCTTCCGTGGCATGTTTAAAGAGGGCATCGAGCATTTCAATATGCCGTGTTATCACCTTCGTATGAATTAATATATCACTATCAAACATAGAAAGGTACACTACATTGGTGAAAGGGACAAGGCTATGGCCGGATCAGACGGTCTGGCTGAACAGTTGGGCTTCCGGTTTGTTTTCCCATAAAAGCGCATCAAAAGCCATGCAAATGTTTCGAATAAAGGGCTTTCCTTTCTCGGTAACCTTCACGCTGAAAGGCTGTAATTCAACGAGTTCGTCAAACTCCATTTCGTCCAGCCGCTCAACGGACTGAAACACTTCTTCGCAGTATTCACTGGTTTTGACCCACGAGGTTTCAAATTGCGTCATTAACCTTAAAATATGGCGGCGCAAAATCAGATCTTCTCTGGTCAGCTCGTGGCCGCGCGCGATGGGGATCATGCCCGCTGCAATTCTTTGATAGTAATCTTCCACTTTTTTCTCGTTCTGCACATAACCTGTCCAACTGTCGCTGATGGCGGATGCACCCAGGCCGATCAGCAGCTGTGTGTGCATGTCGGTATAACCCATGAAATTGCGGTGCAATCGTCCTTCTTGTTGTGCTTTATATAAAGAATCGGAGGGCAATGCGAAGTGGTCCATGCCAATGTCCTGGTAACCTGCCACTTCCAATGCATTTCTGCCGGTTTCGTAAATGGCCATTTTTTTGTCCGCGTCCGGCAGGTCTTTTTCTGTAAAATTCCTTTGTCCGGGTTTGATCCAGGGGACGTGTGCATAGCTGTAAAAGGCAATGCGGTCGGGTTTGAGCTGGATCACGCGCTGCATGGTTTCCATCATGTAACATGCTTTTTGGAATGGTAAGCCATACACAATGTCATAATTCACAGATGTATAGCCAATCTCCCGTGCCTTCAACGTCAGGTGCTTAACCTGCTCGTACGTTTGATGGCGGTTGATAATAGCCAGCACGATAGGATTAAAATCCTGAACACCAATGCTGATCCGTCTGAAACCGAGCTCATAGAGTGTCTGCAAATGTTCGTCAGTTGTATTGCCGGGATGGGCTTCAAATCCAAACTGCGCTTCGGGGTGAACGATGGAATCCTTCAATAAGCCCAGAATGAGCATTTTCAGGTTTTCCGGATTAAAAAAGGTGGGAGTTCCGCCGCCCAGGTGTATCTCGCGGATCAAAGGTTTGCTTTCTCCGAATGTTGTAAGATACATCTGCCACTCTCTGAGCACGGCATGAATGTATGTGGTTTCGACGGCATGGTTAATGGTAATGCGTGTGTTGCAGCCGCAGTAAGTGCACAAACTCTCGCAAAAAGGAAGGTGAACGTACAGACTAATGCCCTCTTTTTGATTGGAAACTTGAAAAGCCTTCATCACCAGCTCCTTCCACTTTTGCTGCTGGGGCGGTGTTTTTTGCCAGTAGGGAACGGTTGGATAGCTCGTATAACGCGGTCCGGGTGTATTGTATTTGAACAGCAGGTCCTTATCCATGGTAATCGGTGTTTTGTATGGTTACTATGCATCAAAACTAGGGTTATGGCGCCCCGGAAAACATGACATTGGTCAGTATTAAAACCAACCTTTGTTGGTTTGCAACGCCGACAGGACTGGTAGAACCGCTATTTGCCGTGGCATTCGGTGATGGGTTTGGCTGCGGAATGGGATGCGTGCGGATATTGAAACAGTGTGCTGCGGTAAAGCAGCCATATGCCTGCAAAAGCAATGAAAACGGGGGTAATCTGATGAAATTTGGTTCGAACGGCGGGCGTAACCCAGTTTTTGAAAAAACCAATGGCCATCATCGCCGGCCATGTCCCCATCCCAAAAACAAACATGAAAGCGCTTCCGGCCGCGCTGCTTCCCGTTGCTAACGAGCTCATTAATGCCAGATACACCAGCCCGCAGGGCAGCAGACCATTCAGCGATCCGAGCAGAAACCAGCCCTGCAATTTGCGGCTGTGCAGCAGGGCGGACATTTGCTTTTTGATAAGGTTAACCGGCTTGCGCAAGAAAGCGGGCGCGATAAAATAGCGGGCAAATGCTTTTGGCCAAAAAACATAAGCCAGCATCAAGACGCCAGCCAGCACAGAAACATATTTGAGATAACCCATAAGCGAGAGCGCATTACCAAAAACACCAACCACTGCGCCCAGCAACGCATAGGAGCCAGCCCGGCCCAGATTGTAAATCAGCAATCCCGCAGCCCGCTGCCAGGCGTTGCCCCGCTGCACAGGAAGCGCCAGCGCAATGGGCCCGCACATGCCTATGCAATGGAAACTGCTGAGCAGCCCCATCGTTAAAGCCAGATATGGAAGCGCATTGTTCACATGTTTTATTTTTTGTGACTAATCACGATCACGTCCTCATTCCAGTAAGCCTGCTCCTTATTTTTCCAATCAATTTGCAGGTGGTAACTGCCTTCGGCCATGTTGCCGACCGGGATTAGTTGGGTGTGGTTCTGGGTTAAGATCTTGAATTTTCGATCGTTTTTATCATTGGAAGGGCAGTATAAATTAATCTCGCCGCTCAGGTCTTTTTCTGTCACATTGCCGGGAAAAACAATCTTGATGCCCTCATTTTGCACTTCCCATTTCACCGGATCGGCTAGTGCGGCCGAACGTTGCTTTTTATCGATTTTCTCCTGAAAACCTAGTTCTTCTTCGTAATAATGCTCCGTTACCAGATCGATTTTCTGACGGATACTCATGCTGACCAGCACCAGTATCATGGCTACAAAGCCCATATAGAGCGCCGTAATGCCCACTCCCCAGTTGATTTTAATGCTTTTCATTATTTCTCAGGTGCTATGAATGTTGTTTCAAATTCTTCCAGTTTTTCATTGCCTTGGAAAACAGATAATGTCAATGTTGTCTTGCGTTTTTTTAATGCTTCTGCAGGCACCACAATGAAGACCGTGCCTTCGACCATACCCGCCGGATCAAGTGCCAAGTTTGGCTTTCCCGCAAAGATCAGCTTGCCCGAAACTCCTTCGAGTCTGATCGTTGGGTTAATGGTCTGGTTGGTTTTGTTAAAAATCTTAAATGTGTAAAGGTTCGTAATACTCCGATCACTGTTTTCAATGTATTGACTGCCCGGCGCGCGCAGCAGCATGGTTTGCGTATCGGTTCTTGAAACAACCATAAACCCAAGCACCGACCATAGTAGAACCAGCATGACCATCGCACCCACAACACGGGTCGTAATAAGTTTGTTGGTTTTCTTTACAATTGCATTTTCGGAAGTATAGCGGATCAGGCCTTTTTCAAATCCTACTTTATCCATGATGTTGTCGCAGGCATCAATGCAGGCAGTGCAGTTCACGCATTCCATTTGCAGGCCGTTTCGGATGTCAATGCCGGTGGGGCACACTGCTACGCATTGATGGCAGTTGATGCAGTCACCTTCCGTGCGCTCCTGGTTTTTATGGATTTTTCCCCGAGGCTCGCCCCGCTCATAATCATAAGCGACATTGATGGTGTTGCGGTCCATGAGCACACCTTGCAAACGGCCGTAAGGACAAACCACCGTACAGGCCTGATCACGCAGCCACGCAAAATTGAAATAGAAAATCGCGGTAAAAGCAATGATCCCCGAAAACAGCGGAATGTGCTCCGAGATGGGCTCACGGATTATTTTTGAAAGTTCATCCACGCCCAGCACGTAGGCGAGCAGCAGGTTGGCAATCAAAAATGACACGATCAGGAAGGCAGCGTATTTTGCGGTTTTCCTCACGATCTTTTCCGTGTTCCAGGGCGCTTTGTTGAGCAGTTTTTGTTTGGTTGCATTGCCTTCAATAGCGTATTCGATCTTGCGGAAAACCATTTCCATAAACACCGTTTGCGGGCAAGCCCAGCCGCACCATAACCTTCCGAAAATGGTGGTGAACAGCACAATAAAAACCATGAACGAGAGCATCGTAAGCCCGAAAAGCCAGTAATCCTGCGGGCCGATGAAAATGCCGAAAATGATGAATTTGCGTTCCAGCACATTGAACAACAGCAAAGGCTGATCGTTGAATGTGATAAATGGTGTTACAAAAAGCAGTGTTAAGATCGCCACGGTAAACCAAACCCTTCGCGTATGCCATTTTCCGGTTGGTTTTTGCGGGTAAAACCAGTTGCGTTTTCCATCCTCAGTGACCGCGCTGAAATGGTCGCGGAATGATTCGTCGGAATCGCTGATGAGCTGGTTGGGAATTTTCATGGTCTTCGTGTGAATGGTGAGCGTACTTAATTGGCTGCAACTTTATCGTCGCTAAGCAGTTCACCTTGCGGTTCTTTTGGATTCGCTGGTTT
It includes:
- the hemN gene encoding oxygen-independent coproporphyrinogen III oxidase; translated protein: MDKDLLFKYNTPGPRYTSYPTVPYWQKTPPQQQKWKELVMKAFQVSNQKEGISLYVHLPFCESLCTYCGCNTRITINHAVETTYIHAVLREWQMYLTTFGESKPLIREIHLGGGTPTFFNPENLKMLILGLLKDSIVHPEAQFGFEAHPGNTTDEHLQTLYELGFRRISIGVQDFNPIVLAIINRHQTYEQVKHLTLKAREIGYTSVNYDIVYGLPFQKACYMMETMQRVIQLKPDRIAFYSYAHVPWIKPGQRNFTEKDLPDADKKMAIYETGRNALEVAGYQDIGMDHFALPSDSLYKAQQEGRLHRNFMGYTDMHTQLLIGLGASAISDSWTGYVQNEKKVEDYYQRIAAGMIPIARGHELTREDLILRRHILRLMTQFETSWVKTSEYCEEVFQSVERLDEMEFDELVELQPFSVKVTEKGKPFIRNICMAFDALLWENKPEAQLFSQTV
- a CDS encoding sulfite exporter TauE/SafE family protein, with amino-acid sequence MNNALPYLALTMGLLSSFHCIGMCGPIALALPVQRGNAWQRAAGLLIYNLGRAGSYALLGAVVGVFGNALSLMGYLKYVSVLAGVLMLAYVFWPKAFARYFIAPAFLRKPVNLIKKQMSALLHSRKLQGWFLLGSLNGLLPCGLVYLALMSSLATGSSAAGSAFMFVFGMGTWPAMMAIGFFKNWVTPAVRTKFHQITPVFIAFAGIWLLYRSTLFQYPHASHSAAKPITECHGK
- a CDS encoding FixH family protein, with amino-acid sequence MKSIKINWGVGITALYMGFVAMILVLVSMSIRQKIDLVTEHYYEEELGFQEKIDKKQRSAALADPVKWEVQNEGIKIVFPGNVTEKDLSGEINLYCPSNDKNDRKFKILTQNHTQLIPVGNMAEGSYHLQIDWKNKEQAYWNEDVIVISHKK
- the ccoG gene encoding cytochrome c oxidase accessory protein CcoG, giving the protein MKIPNQLISDSDESFRDHFSAVTEDGKRNWFYPQKPTGKWHTRRVWFTVAILTLLFVTPFITFNDQPLLLFNVLERKFIIFGIFIGPQDYWLFGLTMLSFMVFIVLFTTIFGRLWCGWACPQTVFMEMVFRKIEYAIEGNATKQKLLNKAPWNTEKIVRKTAKYAAFLIVSFLIANLLLAYVLGVDELSKIIREPISEHIPLFSGIIAFTAIFYFNFAWLRDQACTVVCPYGRLQGVLMDRNTINVAYDYERGEPRGKIHKNQERTEGDCINCHQCVAVCPTGIDIRNGLQMECVNCTACIDACDNIMDKVGFEKGLIRYTSENAIVKKTNKLITTRVVGAMVMLVLLWSVLGFMVVSRTDTQTMLLRAPGSQYIENSDRSITNLYTFKIFNKTNQTINPTIRLEGVSGKLIFAGKPNLALDPAGMVEGTVFIVVPAEALKKRKTTLTLSVFQGNEKLEEFETTFIAPEK